Proteins encoded in a region of the Burkholderia ubonensis subsp. mesacidophila genome:
- the recG gene encoding ATP-dependent DNA helicase RecG, whose product MPVSPRRSTAAAVDDSADPFDAGEAAPPAPRTGSRRAAPRRGADGRLAQPAAAAPDVTAVEGEMVEPAAPMPAAPMPAAPKRKKAAADKPVKTADKLAKLGLTRSIDLVLHLPMRYEDETTLTPIDELLPGGIAQTEGIVFDNEVAYRPRRQLVVKIQDDDGAQLVLRFLNFYGSQVKQMAIGQRLRVRGDVRGGFFGMEMVHPAVRVVDEHAPLPQVLTPVYPSTAGVSQAYLRKAIENAVERTPLPELLPPEIDRAYLQPLGVPSLTEAVRILHHPGVDSDEAALMDGSHPAWTRIKFDELLAQQLSLKRAHEERRTRAAPAMPRRAAGDAGALTTRFYAALPFTLTGAQSRVVDEIAHDLTLPHPMQRLLQGDVGSGKTVVAALAATQAIDAGYQAALMAPTEILAEQHARKLRGWLEPLGVSVAWLAGSLKAKDKRAAIEAAALGTAQLVIGTHAIIQDAVEFARLGLVIVDEQHRFGVEQRLALRAKAANAADGAQGFQPHQLMMSATPIPRTLAMTYYADLEVSTIDELPPGRTPILTRLVGDARREEVIARVREAALTGRQVYWVCPLIEESETLQLQTAVETYETLVAALPELKVGLVHGRLSPADKAAVMDAFTRNEVQLLVATTVIEVGVDVPNASLMVIEHAERFGLAQLHQLRGRVGRGTAASVCVLLYSGPLSIAGRARLKTMRETTDGFEIARRDLEIRGPGEFLGARQSGAAMLRFANLETDGWLIEPAREAAARLIAAYPDVVTQHLARWLGAREQYLKA is encoded by the coding sequence ATGCCTGTGTCACCACGCCGTTCCACCGCCGCCGCCGTTGACGATTCCGCCGACCCGTTCGACGCGGGCGAGGCCGCGCCGCCCGCGCCCCGCACGGGGTCGCGCCGCGCGGCGCCGCGTCGTGGCGCGGACGGCCGGCTCGCGCAGCCGGCGGCCGCCGCGCCCGACGTGACGGCCGTCGAGGGCGAGATGGTTGAGCCGGCCGCGCCTATGCCGGCCGCACCTATGCCGGCCGCACCCAAGCGCAAGAAGGCCGCGGCCGACAAGCCGGTGAAGACCGCCGACAAGCTCGCGAAGCTCGGCCTCACGCGCTCGATCGACCTCGTGCTGCACCTGCCGATGCGCTACGAGGACGAGACCACGCTCACGCCGATCGACGAGCTGCTGCCCGGCGGCATCGCGCAGACGGAAGGCATCGTGTTCGACAACGAGGTCGCGTACCGGCCGCGCCGCCAGCTCGTCGTGAAGATCCAGGACGACGACGGCGCGCAGCTCGTGCTGCGCTTCCTGAATTTCTACGGCTCGCAGGTCAAGCAGATGGCCATCGGCCAGCGGCTGCGGGTGCGCGGCGACGTGCGCGGCGGCTTCTTCGGGATGGAGATGGTGCATCCGGCGGTGCGCGTCGTCGACGAGCACGCGCCGCTGCCGCAGGTGCTCACGCCGGTCTATCCGAGCACGGCGGGCGTATCGCAGGCGTACCTGCGCAAGGCGATCGAGAACGCGGTCGAGCGCACGCCGCTGCCCGAACTGCTGCCGCCCGAGATCGACCGCGCGTACCTGCAGCCGCTCGGCGTGCCGTCGCTCACGGAAGCCGTGCGGATCCTGCATCACCCGGGCGTCGACTCGGACGAAGCCGCGCTGATGGACGGCTCGCATCCCGCGTGGACGCGCATCAAGTTCGACGAGCTGCTCGCGCAGCAGCTGTCGCTCAAGCGCGCGCACGAGGAGCGCCGCACGCGTGCCGCGCCCGCGATGCCGCGCCGCGCGGCGGGCGACGCCGGCGCGTTGACGACGCGGTTCTACGCGGCGCTGCCGTTCACGCTGACGGGTGCGCAGTCGCGCGTCGTCGACGAGATCGCGCACGACCTGACGCTGCCGCACCCGATGCAGCGCCTGTTGCAGGGCGACGTCGGCAGCGGCAAGACCGTGGTCGCGGCGCTCGCGGCCACGCAGGCGATCGACGCCGGCTACCAGGCCGCGCTGATGGCGCCGACCGAAATCCTCGCGGAGCAGCACGCGCGCAAGCTGCGCGGCTGGCTCGAGCCGCTCGGCGTATCGGTCGCGTGGCTCGCGGGCAGCCTGAAGGCGAAGGACAAGCGCGCGGCGATCGAAGCCGCCGCGCTCGGCACCGCGCAGCTCGTGATCGGCACGCACGCGATCATCCAGGACGCGGTCGAGTTCGCGCGGCTCGGCCTCGTGATCGTCGACGAGCAGCATCGCTTCGGCGTCGAGCAGCGCCTTGCGCTGCGCGCGAAGGCCGCCAACGCCGCGGACGGCGCGCAGGGCTTCCAGCCGCACCAGCTGATGATGTCGGCGACGCCGATCCCGCGCACGCTCGCGATGACCTACTACGCGGATCTCGAGGTGTCGACGATCGACGAATTGCCGCCGGGCCGCACGCCGATCCTGACGCGCCTCGTCGGCGACGCGCGGCGCGAAGAGGTGATCGCGCGGGTGCGCGAGGCCGCGCTGACGGGCCGCCAGGTCTACTGGGTCTGCCCGCTGATCGAGGAAAGCGAGACGCTGCAGCTGCAGACGGCCGTCGAAACCTACGAGACGCTCGTCGCCGCGCTGCCCGAGCTGAAGGTCGGGCTCGTGCACGGACGCCTGTCGCCGGCCGACAAGGCGGCGGTGATGGACGCATTTACGCGCAACGAGGTGCAGCTGCTCGTCGCGACGACGGTGATCGAGGTCGGCGTCGACGTGCCGAACGCATCGCTGATGGTGATCGAGCACGCGGAGCGCTTCGGCCTCGCGCAGCTGCACCAGCTGCGCGGCCGGGTGGGGCGCGGCACCGCGGCGTCGGTGTGCGTGCTGCTGTACAGCGGGCCGCTGTCGATCGCGGGCCGCGCGCGGCTGAAGACGATGCGCGAGACCACCGACGGCTTCGAGATCGCGCGGCGCGACCTCGAGATCCGCGGGCCGGGGGAATTCCTCGGCGCGCGCCAGTCGGGCGCCGCAATGCTGCGCTTCGCGAACCTCGAGACCGACGGCTGGCTGATCGAGCCGGCCCGCGAGGCGGCGGCGCGGCTGATCGCCGCGTACCCGGACGTCGTCACGCAGCATCTCGCGCGCTGGCTCGGCGCGCGCGAGCAGTATCTGAAAGCGTGA